The following proteins come from a genomic window of Paeniglutamicibacter kerguelensis:
- a CDS encoding SDR family NAD(P)-dependent oxidoreductase, whose product MTNTAITASKKVGQTTFDFTSQVVIVTGASGGIGQALADKFAAAGADLVLHGRKAETLEAKAEQIRALGRKAVVVTGNIKEPETADKLVRAALEEFGRIDILINNAGGNFAARLEDLSANAWNATIGTNLTGAFHTAVACLPVFEKQGGGNIVNVGSGSANYAHPMRGAYAAAKAGLASLTKTMSWEWADRGVRANCVEPGATLTPSSRFASEEVEKSFGEFLALGRVGLPEEVADACLYLCSGASSFITGTVLQVTGGPHTSSPLDSKLVRAPRDA is encoded by the coding sequence ATGACGAACACAGCCATCACCGCCAGCAAGAAGGTTGGCCAGACCACATTCGATTTCACCAGCCAGGTCGTCATCGTGACGGGCGCATCCGGTGGCATCGGACAGGCGCTCGCCGACAAGTTCGCCGCAGCCGGCGCGGACCTGGTCCTGCACGGCCGCAAGGCCGAGACGCTGGAAGCCAAGGCCGAGCAGATCCGTGCGCTCGGACGCAAGGCCGTGGTGGTCACCGGCAACATCAAGGAACCGGAAACCGCCGACAAGCTGGTCCGCGCCGCCCTCGAGGAATTCGGCCGCATCGACATCCTGATCAACAACGCCGGCGGCAACTTCGCCGCACGCCTGGAGGACCTCTCCGCAAATGCGTGGAACGCGACGATCGGCACCAACCTCACCGGTGCGTTCCACACGGCGGTCGCCTGCCTCCCGGTCTTCGAGAAACAGGGCGGCGGCAACATCGTCAACGTCGGCTCGGGCTCGGCGAACTACGCCCACCCGATGCGCGGCGCCTACGCCGCCGCCAAGGCGGGGCTTGCCTCGCTGACGAAGACCATGTCCTGGGAATGGGCCGACCGCGGCGTGCGCGCCAACTGCGTCGAGCCCGGCGCCACCCTGACGCCGTCCTCGCGTTTCGCCTCGGAAGAGGTCGAGAAGTCCTTCGGCGAGTTCCTGGCCCTCGGCCGCGTGGGCCTGCCGGAGGAAGTCGCCGACGCCTGCCTGTACCTGTGCTCGGGCGCCTCCAGCTTCATCACCGGAACCGTACTGCAGGTCACCGGTGGACCGCACACCTCGTCGCCCCTGGACTCGAAGCTCGTCCGAGCTCCGCGCGACGCCTAA
- a CDS encoding acyl-CoA carboxylase subunit beta, whose amino-acid sequence MTTEAVKTDVVDIEEAKLTREQEHEKKRAAALAMGGSRKLEARRAKGELNARERIALLLDPGTFRESGLFVTSAVPADRDKTPADGKITGTGEVDGRRASVVAYDFTVKGSSSSPISNKKMSHFKELVVKTGQPLVYLSESTGVRMPDAMGGTGMGSASGKTRFLRQRESPWVSAAFGYCFGSAAWHTMASDFAVFRKGAVLAVSSPNLVARATGQQVDAQELGGWKMHAEVTGFADAVADSDEEAIELIRRFLSYLPSHNGETPPLAPIPHGSGERAEEIKNIVPESRTQTYDVRKVIDIVADTGSVFPIKARYGKSLVTSLARIGGQSVGIIANNPMFKGGALDGAACDKATSFLVLCDSYNIPVVMLVDQPGFLIGLEAERSKVAGKIINWMNALSLVTVPKIAVTMRKNYGQALINMGGGGTADATAGWWSSEVSFMDPTSAVSVVHGIDKETDPEMYELRLAEMNKGTTAYDVAQVFGFEQVIDPSETREFILGALKDHYRARTNGVGEHLLRTWPTSF is encoded by the coding sequence ATGACAACCGAAGCAGTCAAGACCGACGTGGTCGACATCGAGGAAGCCAAGCTGACCCGCGAGCAGGAGCACGAGAAGAAGCGTGCCGCTGCGCTGGCCATGGGCGGTTCCAGGAAGCTTGAGGCGCGCCGTGCCAAGGGCGAACTGAACGCACGGGAGCGCATCGCGCTGCTGCTGGACCCGGGAACCTTCCGCGAGAGCGGCCTGTTCGTGACCTCCGCAGTGCCGGCGGACCGCGACAAGACCCCTGCCGACGGCAAGATCACCGGAACCGGAGAGGTCGACGGCCGCCGCGCGAGCGTTGTCGCCTACGACTTCACCGTCAAAGGATCGTCCTCGTCCCCGATCAGCAACAAGAAGATGTCCCACTTCAAGGAACTGGTCGTCAAGACCGGCCAGCCGCTGGTCTACCTCTCCGAATCCACGGGCGTGCGCATGCCCGACGCCATGGGCGGCACCGGCATGGGGTCCGCCAGCGGCAAGACCCGCTTCCTGCGCCAGCGTGAAAGCCCGTGGGTATCCGCGGCCTTCGGCTACTGCTTCGGTTCGGCCGCCTGGCACACCATGGCCTCCGACTTCGCGGTCTTCCGCAAGGGCGCAGTGCTCGCGGTGTCCAGCCCCAACCTGGTCGCCCGCGCCACCGGCCAGCAGGTCGACGCGCAGGAGCTCGGCGGCTGGAAGATGCACGCAGAGGTCACCGGCTTCGCCGACGCCGTTGCCGACAGCGACGAGGAAGCGATCGAACTGATCCGCCGCTTCCTCTCCTACCTGCCCTCGCACAACGGCGAGACCCCGCCGCTCGCGCCGATCCCGCACGGATCCGGCGAACGTGCCGAGGAAATCAAGAACATCGTCCCCGAGTCGCGCACCCAGACCTACGACGTGCGCAAGGTCATCGACATCGTCGCCGACACCGGCTCGGTGTTCCCGATCAAGGCTCGCTACGGCAAGTCCCTGGTCACCTCGCTGGCCCGCATCGGCGGCCAGTCCGTGGGCATCATCGCCAACAACCCGATGTTCAAGGGCGGCGCGCTGGACGGTGCAGCCTGTGACAAGGCGACCAGCTTCCTGGTCCTCTGCGACTCCTACAACATCCCCGTGGTAATGCTGGTGGACCAGCCGGGCTTCCTGATCGGCCTCGAGGCCGAACGGAGCAAGGTCGCCGGCAAGATCATCAACTGGATGAACGCGCTCTCGCTGGTCACCGTGCCGAAGATCGCCGTCACCATGCGCAAGAACTACGGCCAGGCCCTGATCAACATGGGTGGCGGCGGCACCGCCGACGCCACCGCCGGCTGGTGGTCCTCCGAGGTCAGCTTCATGGATCCGACCTCCGCGGTCTCCGTGGTCCACGGCATCGACAAGGAAACCGACCCTGAAATGTACGAGCTGCGCCTCGCGGAGATGAACAAGGGCACCACGGCCTACGACGTGGCCCAGGTCTTCGGCTTCGAGCAGGTCATCGATCCGTCCGAAACGCGCGAGTTCATCCTCGGCGCCTTGAAGGACCACTACCGGGCCCGGACCAACGGTGTTGGCGAACACCTGTTGCGTACCTGGCCGACGAGCTTCTAA
- a CDS encoding LysR family transcriptional regulator: MRFAQLRYLEAALRTGSFRQAAKELDISQPTITNQVQRLEEDLGVILVTRGAKGVRPTYAAERILPHVVAAVQAERMLREEASAIGGLKLGTVRLGTVPAASQTILPRVVKRLLTEFPNVRFEVDEGPSKMVVSGVISGQLDVGLVTRLPGIELAPAEDTLIHHIDLSSGRLVLCVPEGHRLADKDDFVPSDLEGEALIFPADSSIFCKAWERLLEGVEAKIVYTTPNSEASQAMVRAGVGICMANTLLDSTVSGNGVSLVPLPFEWAHASTAAIVRKDEARSSAVQAFLRLLRESAKAI; this comes from the coding sequence ATGAGATTCGCGCAATTGCGATACCTGGAGGCGGCGCTGCGGACGGGTTCATTCCGCCAGGCAGCCAAGGAGCTCGATATCTCCCAACCAACAATCACCAACCAGGTGCAGCGCCTCGAAGAAGATCTCGGTGTCATTCTGGTAACCCGCGGGGCCAAGGGCGTGCGCCCGACCTATGCCGCGGAAAGGATCCTGCCGCATGTGGTTGCGGCGGTCCAAGCCGAGAGGATGCTGCGCGAGGAAGCCAGTGCCATCGGCGGACTGAAGCTTGGCACCGTCCGGCTCGGCACGGTGCCGGCCGCGTCCCAGACCATCCTTCCCAGGGTGGTCAAGCGCCTGCTGACGGAGTTTCCGAACGTCCGGTTTGAGGTGGATGAGGGGCCGTCGAAAATGGTTGTCAGCGGCGTCATCAGCGGCCAGCTGGACGTGGGACTAGTGACCCGGCTGCCGGGCATCGAACTGGCCCCGGCCGAAGACACCCTGATCCACCACATCGACCTGAGTTCCGGCCGGTTGGTCCTGTGCGTTCCCGAAGGGCACAGGCTCGCCGACAAGGACGACTTCGTCCCTTCGGACCTGGAGGGGGAGGCGCTGATCTTCCCCGCGGACTCAAGCATCTTCTGTAAGGCGTGGGAGCGCTTGCTCGAGGGGGTCGAGGCCAAGATCGTCTACACCACTCCCAACTCCGAGGCGTCGCAGGCCATGGTGCGTGCGGGTGTCGGCATTTGCATGGCGAACACGCTGCTGGACTCGACCGTCAGCGGCAACGGCGTTTCACTCGTCCCGCTTCCCTTCGAGTGGGCGCATGCCAGCACCGCGGCCATCGTGCGGAAGGATGAGGCCAGGTCCTCGGCAGTGCAGGCGTTCCTGCGCCTCCTGCGGGAGAGCGCCAAAGCCATCTAG
- a CDS encoding biotin/lipoyl-binding carrier protein: MAETIAADMGANVWKILVAPGDKVEEDDVFMILEAMKMEIPVTAEDSGTVLSIDVAEGDVVAPGQALIQFESE; the protein is encoded by the coding sequence ATGGCAGAGACAATTGCGGCAGACATGGGCGCCAACGTGTGGAAGATCCTCGTTGCCCCGGGCGACAAGGTCGAGGAAGACGACGTCTTCATGATCCTCGAGGCCATGAAGATGGAAATCCCGGTCACGGCCGAGGACTCCGGCACCGTGCTTTCGATTGACGTGGCAGAGGGCGACGTCGTGGCCCCCGGCCAGGCACTGATCCAGTTCGAGTCGGAGTAA
- a CDS encoding acetate--CoA ligase family protein produces MLVDTAKPSSSATIVEFIAQAKTRESAMFTEAEGKSLLSAFGIDTPQGVEIAVGEELPSHLREPLVVKAISTTLVHKSDAGGVRVGVTRAEINEVASQMRDSLADFGHKLDGLLVEEMVPAGHEIIVGAVRAPGLGWTVMVGLGGVLVEVFEDVAFGLAPLSENQIRDMLAELRGMKVLNGARGGVKADIDALVALISRLAGPAGLLASLPEDVTEIDLNPVIVSDTRAVAVDARFVVGEVEAKPAAAIEAKSTDFAPLFAPRRIAVLGASGKRPNLANRFIRNLVAGGFDGTIIPVNPTTPVIEGLPAVASLAEVIEPIDYAFVALPAARVAEALGAGAGRVRFAQVVSSGFSEIEEGIELEAQLVSTVRDAGIRLIGPNCLGTHASAGKLSFVPEAPLTPGTTAVVSQSGGLSVDILRVGASSGIDFHSVVSIGNSADVSAAELVSSHLVNDEIRVIGLYLESLSIAREVLDVLDAAETRKPVVLLAGGRTSGGSRAATSHTGALAGNHRLWPAIARQAGITLVDSLADFATALHALSTVDLGVKPNGNEAVLFGNGGGASVLGADALDRQGISTTPLPESVIAELESLEVPPGNGFHNPIDVPAGTLAVKSGGVAGDILKVVLAGSEPAVLITHLNVGIIQRNLGATHGDVTGTIIDSIAAARDESQSNTHQLLVLKSDGSAGTGDMVKAYAQRARAIGIPVFGAFEDAALASRAVLEQSKQIHQASLGADGRQ; encoded by the coding sequence TTGTTAGTCGATACAGCCAAGCCTAGTAGCTCCGCCACCATCGTTGAGTTCATTGCGCAGGCCAAGACCCGAGAGTCGGCCATGTTCACCGAGGCAGAAGGAAAATCCCTGCTTTCGGCATTCGGAATCGATACCCCCCAGGGCGTTGAAATCGCCGTGGGTGAGGAACTTCCCAGCCACCTTCGCGAACCGCTCGTCGTCAAGGCGATCTCCACGACTCTCGTCCACAAGTCAGATGCGGGCGGTGTCCGCGTCGGAGTGACCCGCGCCGAAATCAACGAGGTCGCTTCGCAGATGCGCGACAGCCTTGCCGATTTCGGGCACAAGCTCGACGGCCTGCTGGTCGAGGAAATGGTCCCGGCCGGCCACGAAATCATTGTCGGCGCGGTCCGCGCGCCGGGACTGGGCTGGACCGTCATGGTCGGCTTGGGCGGCGTCCTGGTCGAGGTCTTCGAAGACGTGGCCTTCGGCCTGGCGCCCCTGTCCGAAAACCAGATCCGCGACATGCTCGCCGAACTGCGCGGCATGAAGGTGCTCAACGGCGCCCGCGGTGGCGTCAAAGCCGACATCGACGCACTGGTCGCCCTGATCTCCCGCCTCGCCGGCCCCGCCGGGCTGCTGGCCTCGTTGCCGGAAGACGTCACGGAAATCGACCTGAACCCGGTCATCGTTTCAGACACTCGCGCCGTGGCAGTTGACGCCCGCTTCGTCGTCGGAGAGGTCGAGGCAAAGCCGGCCGCCGCGATCGAGGCCAAGTCCACCGACTTCGCCCCGCTGTTCGCCCCGCGCCGCATCGCAGTCCTCGGTGCCAGCGGCAAGCGCCCGAACCTGGCCAACCGCTTCATTCGCAACCTCGTGGCCGGCGGCTTCGACGGGACCATCATCCCGGTCAACCCCACCACCCCCGTCATCGAGGGCCTCCCGGCCGTCGCTTCGCTGGCAGAGGTCATCGAGCCGATCGACTACGCCTTCGTCGCCCTTCCGGCGGCACGCGTCGCCGAGGCGCTGGGCGCCGGCGCCGGCCGCGTGCGCTTCGCACAGGTCGTATCCAGCGGCTTCAGCGAAATCGAAGAGGGCATCGAACTCGAGGCACAGCTTGTCTCGACGGTCCGCGATGCAGGCATCCGCCTGATCGGCCCGAACTGCCTGGGCACCCACGCCTCGGCCGGAAAGCTCTCCTTCGTTCCAGAGGCGCCGCTGACCCCGGGCACCACTGCTGTGGTCTCGCAGAGCGGCGGCCTGTCGGTCGACATCCTGCGCGTCGGCGCCTCGAGCGGCATCGACTTCCACTCGGTCGTCAGCATCGGCAACAGCGCCGATGTCAGCGCCGCCGAACTCGTCTCGTCCCACTTGGTCAACGACGAGATCCGCGTCATCGGCCTGTACCTGGAATCCCTCAGCATCGCCCGCGAGGTACTGGACGTGCTCGACGCGGCCGAAACCCGCAAGCCGGTCGTGCTGCTTGCCGGCGGACGCACCAGCGGCGGATCGCGCGCCGCCACCAGCCACACCGGCGCCCTGGCAGGCAACCACCGGCTGTGGCCGGCCATCGCCCGCCAGGCCGGGATCACCCTGGTGGATTCGCTCGCCGACTTCGCCACAGCCCTCCACGCCCTCTCGACCGTCGACCTCGGCGTCAAGCCGAACGGCAACGAGGCGGTCCTGTTCGGCAACGGCGGCGGGGCCAGCGTGCTCGGCGCCGACGCACTTGACCGCCAGGGCATCTCCACCACGCCGCTTCCGGAATCGGTCATTGCCGAACTGGAATCCCTCGAGGTTCCGCCGGGCAACGGGTTCCACAACCCGATCGATGTTCCGGCCGGCACGCTGGCCGTCAAGAGCGGCGGCGTGGCAGGGGACATTCTCAAGGTCGTCCTGGCCGGCAGCGAACCCGCCGTGCTGATCACCCACCTGAACGTGGGCATCATCCAGCGCAACCTCGGGGCCACCCACGGCGACGTGACGGGAACCATCATCGACTCGATCGCCGCGGCCCGCGACGAATCACAATCAAACACCCACCAGCTCTTGGTGCTGAAGTCCGACGGCAGCGCCGGAACCGGCGACATGGTCAAGGCCTACGCCCAGCGCGCACGGGCCATCGGCATCCCGGTCTTCGGGGCCTTCGAAGACGCGGCACTGGCCTCACGGGCAGTGCTCGAACAGAGCAAGCAGATCCACCAGGCGTCGCTTGGCGCAGACGGAAGGCAGTAG
- a CDS encoding ABC transporter permease: METISTAEKLVATSGAPAYSDSTILAERRRSRINRQLSVWGLRVGVLAAFVFTWAFVTGQGIMDPTLISTPGDVGTSFIKQLGDGTFWVDVSATFSGAMAGLVSGAILGILAGVTFARVEVLHVAARPFLTLMNSLPRPALAPIFILWFGLGFGPKALVAFSVVFFVLMTSTMGALQSIDHDIKQLTQSLGMTRRQRFFKIELPSALPSIIGGLRLGAVYSVLGAVVSEMVGAYTGLGQRLVVVTNNFQVSETFAILLAMGLLSMVLDLSISGVQKAVTKWTR; this comes from the coding sequence ATGGAAACGATCTCCACGGCCGAGAAGTTGGTCGCCACCTCTGGCGCCCCGGCCTACAGCGACAGCACGATCCTCGCGGAACGTCGCCGATCGCGCATCAACCGACAGCTGAGCGTCTGGGGCCTGAGGGTCGGCGTGCTCGCCGCATTCGTCTTCACCTGGGCCTTTGTGACCGGCCAGGGAATCATGGACCCGACGCTGATTTCAACCCCCGGCGATGTCGGGACGTCGTTCATCAAGCAGCTGGGCGACGGGACATTCTGGGTCGACGTCTCGGCGACGTTCAGTGGTGCCATGGCCGGGCTGGTCTCCGGTGCGATCCTCGGCATCCTAGCGGGCGTCACCTTCGCCCGCGTCGAGGTCCTCCACGTCGCGGCTAGGCCCTTCCTGACCCTGATGAACAGCCTTCCGCGTCCGGCGTTGGCACCGATCTTCATCCTCTGGTTCGGCTTGGGCTTCGGACCGAAGGCACTGGTTGCCTTCAGCGTCGTGTTCTTCGTGCTGATGACCAGCACCATGGGCGCACTGCAGAGCATCGACCACGACATCAAGCAGTTGACCCAGTCGCTGGGCATGACGCGCAGGCAGCGCTTCTTCAAGATCGAGCTGCCCTCGGCGCTGCCGTCGATCATCGGCGGTCTGCGCCTGGGTGCCGTCTACTCGGTGCTTGGCGCCGTGGTTTCTGAAATGGTCGGCGCCTACACCGGCCTGGGTCAGCGCCTGGTCGTGGTGACAAACAACTTCCAGGTTTCGGAGACCTTCGCAATCCTGCTGGCCATGGGCTTGCTGTCCATGGTCCTGGACCTTTCCATCTCGGGCGTGCAAAAAGCAGTTACCAAGTGGACGCGCTAA
- a CDS encoding NADPH:quinone oxidoreductase family protein has protein sequence MSIPSALKAWNVTELGEPVDALQLVERAVPEPGEGQLVVRVLASAANFPDVLMCRGVYQVKPELPFTPGREVCAEVVATGPGVTRAAVGDRVLGLTTLPHGGFAEYALMDQDKVHQAPASLDDAQAASLFIGYQTGWFGLHRLARIQPGETLLVHAAAGGVGSAAIQLGKAAGAKVIGVVGGEAKAEYARKLGADLVIDRRKEDFVEQVKVFTGGKGADVIYDPVGGETYQKSTKCIAFEGRIIVVGFAGGEIQSASLNHALVKNYSIIGIHWGLYNTKNPAAVDECHKELVRLADSGAISPFVSERFTLDGVPAGLQRLADGKTVGRVVMEHAGNTE, from the coding sequence ATGTCGATCCCCAGCGCCCTGAAGGCATGGAACGTCACCGAGCTCGGCGAGCCGGTTGACGCACTGCAGCTTGTTGAACGCGCAGTGCCCGAACCGGGCGAAGGCCAGCTGGTTGTGCGTGTCCTGGCCTCGGCCGCCAACTTCCCGGACGTGCTGATGTGCCGCGGGGTCTACCAGGTCAAGCCTGAACTGCCCTTCACCCCCGGTCGCGAGGTCTGCGCCGAGGTCGTCGCCACGGGCCCGGGCGTCACCCGCGCCGCGGTGGGCGACAGGGTGCTGGGCCTGACCACGTTGCCGCACGGCGGTTTCGCCGAGTACGCGCTGATGGACCAGGACAAGGTGCACCAGGCACCCGCCTCGCTCGACGACGCGCAGGCCGCAAGCCTGTTCATCGGCTACCAGACCGGATGGTTCGGCCTGCACCGGCTTGCCCGGATACAGCCCGGCGAGACGCTGCTGGTCCACGCCGCCGCGGGCGGGGTGGGCAGTGCAGCCATCCAGCTCGGCAAGGCCGCCGGCGCGAAGGTGATCGGCGTGGTCGGCGGAGAGGCCAAGGCCGAATACGCCAGGAAGCTCGGCGCCGACCTGGTCATCGACCGCCGCAAGGAGGACTTCGTCGAGCAGGTCAAGGTGTTCACCGGCGGCAAGGGCGCGGATGTCATCTACGACCCGGTCGGCGGCGAGACCTACCAGAAGTCCACCAAGTGCATCGCGTTCGAGGGCCGGATCATCGTCGTCGGTTTCGCCGGCGGGGAGATCCAGTCCGCCTCGCTGAACCACGCACTGGTGAAGAACTACTCGATCATCGGCATCCACTGGGGCTTGTACAACACCAAGAACCCTGCCGCCGTCGACGAGTGCCACAAGGAACTGGTCAGGCTGGCGGACTCCGGGGCCATCAGCCCGTTCGTCAGCGAACGGTTCACGTTGGACGGCGTGCCCGCGGGACTTCAGCGGCTCGCCGATGGCAAGACGGTGGGCCGAGTGGTTATGGAGCACGCGGGCAACACCGAATAA
- a CDS encoding SDR family NAD(P)-dependent oxidoreductase codes for MEISNPARPLPATGIVHTNLFRLDGKSYVILGGGSGLGEHVARTIVGLGGRVLGVDINTEPLRSLAEELGMPFLVADATSEEGAAAIAEAVVAEFGQINGYVDVIGQMHRNEISGYSLDAWEQDFKTNLGHAFLAARALAPLVSNGSIAYVSSTVASRGGLLAPGYGPAKAALEIWVKQMAAEHGPRGVRINAVAPGLFLSPRMAAKERSSRDAQVLSSRSVLGRLGQPFEIAAALVFLLSPAAGYITGTTIPVEGGALSRDSTGLDEL; via the coding sequence ATGGAAATCAGCAATCCTGCACGACCGCTTCCCGCCACCGGCATCGTCCACACAAACCTGTTCAGGCTCGATGGCAAGTCATATGTCATCCTCGGCGGCGGCAGCGGCCTGGGCGAGCACGTTGCACGCACGATCGTCGGCCTGGGTGGACGCGTGCTCGGCGTGGACATCAACACCGAACCCCTCCGGTCGCTGGCCGAGGAACTGGGCATGCCGTTCCTGGTTGCCGACGCCACCAGCGAGGAGGGTGCGGCCGCCATCGCGGAGGCTGTCGTCGCGGAATTCGGGCAGATCAACGGCTATGTCGATGTGATCGGGCAGATGCACCGCAACGAGATCTCCGGGTACTCGCTGGACGCCTGGGAACAGGACTTCAAGACGAACCTCGGCCACGCGTTCCTGGCCGCGCGGGCGCTGGCGCCCCTGGTTTCCAACGGGTCGATTGCGTACGTCTCCAGCACCGTCGCCTCACGCGGCGGCTTGCTGGCGCCGGGTTACGGCCCGGCCAAGGCCGCGCTGGAAATCTGGGTCAAGCAGATGGCCGCGGAGCACGGCCCCCGCGGCGTGCGCATCAACGCAGTAGCACCCGGCCTTTTCCTGTCGCCGCGCATGGCCGCCAAGGAGCGCAGCAGCCGTGATGCACAGGTACTGTCTTCGCGGTCGGTGCTCGGCCGGCTCGGGCAGCCGTTTGAAATCGCTGCCGCGCTTGTTTTCCTGCTTTCACCTGCGGCGGGTTACATCACCGGAACCACGATCCCCGTTGAGGGCGGTGCTTTGTCCCGGGATTCCACGGGTCTCGACGAGCTCTAG
- a CDS encoding acetyl-CoA carboxylase biotin carboxylase subunit — protein MSSFPESLLIANRGEIARRIIKTANRLGVRTIAVYHKVDASLPYVSEASVAIELKGDMPVQSYLDREQIIAIAKEFGATAIHPGYGFLAENAGFAREVADAGLTWVGPSADVIDVMGDKVESRRAVAAAGVPISGDAGAALKTGDEAVEEAARVGYPVMVKASAGGGGIGMAVAHDAEELRKAFENTRSMSERSFGSDRVFVERFVESARHVEIQVLGLNDGTIVALGERDCSTQRRHQKLIEESPAPHLAPETRARLIESAIAAAGSVGYRNAGTVEFLLDTRTGDFVFLEMNTRIQVEHPITELTHGVDLIEQQLSIAASGTTTADFNPVSRGHAIELRICAEDPKKFFPRPGPIDGWIEPTGEGIRVDSGYTAGTEVTPHFDSLIAKVCAYGETREDALARAIQACGEFQIEGLVTNQPFLEEILADEEFNDGRYDTGLVERIQIRLKEQAKLAKRSA, from the coding sequence ATGAGTTCATTCCCAGAATCCCTGTTGATCGCCAACCGCGGCGAAATCGCGCGGCGCATCATCAAGACGGCAAACCGCCTCGGTGTCCGCACCATCGCCGTCTACCACAAGGTCGATGCGTCCCTGCCGTACGTTTCCGAGGCCTCCGTGGCCATCGAGCTCAAGGGCGACATGCCCGTGCAGTCCTACCTTGACCGCGAGCAGATCATCGCGATCGCCAAGGAATTCGGCGCCACCGCCATCCACCCGGGCTACGGGTTCCTGGCCGAAAACGCCGGTTTCGCCCGCGAGGTCGCCGACGCCGGACTGACCTGGGTCGGCCCCTCGGCCGACGTCATTGACGTCATGGGGGACAAAGTCGAGTCCCGCCGCGCCGTTGCGGCTGCAGGCGTGCCGATCAGCGGCGACGCGGGTGCGGCCTTGAAGACCGGCGACGAGGCCGTCGAGGAAGCCGCACGCGTCGGCTACCCGGTGATGGTCAAGGCCTCCGCCGGCGGCGGCGGCATCGGCATGGCCGTGGCACACGACGCCGAGGAACTGCGCAAGGCCTTCGAGAACACCAGGTCGATGTCCGAGCGCAGCTTCGGCTCCGACCGGGTCTTCGTCGAGCGCTTCGTCGAGTCCGCACGCCACGTCGAGATCCAGGTCCTGGGCCTGAACGACGGCACCATCGTGGCCCTGGGCGAGCGCGACTGCTCCACCCAGCGCCGCCACCAGAAGCTGATCGAGGAATCCCCGGCGCCGCACCTGGCCCCGGAGACCCGCGCACGGCTCATCGAATCGGCCATCGCGGCCGCAGGCTCGGTCGGCTACCGCAACGCGGGCACCGTCGAGTTCCTGCTCGACACCCGCACCGGCGACTTCGTCTTCCTCGAGATGAACACCCGCATCCAGGTCGAACACCCGATCACCGAGCTCACCCACGGCGTCGACCTGATCGAGCAGCAGCTGAGCATCGCGGCCTCGGGCACCACCACCGCGGACTTCAACCCGGTGTCCCGCGGACACGCGATCGAGCTGCGGATCTGCGCCGAGGACCCGAAGAAGTTCTTCCCGCGCCCCGGCCCGATCGACGGCTGGATCGAACCGACCGGCGAGGGAATCCGCGTGGATTCCGGCTACACTGCCGGCACCGAGGTCACCCCGCACTTCGACTCGCTGATCGCCAAGGTCTGCGCGTACGGGGAAACCCGCGAGGACGCACTGGCACGGGCCATCCAGGCCTGCGGGGAATTCCAGATCGAGGGCCTGGTCACCAACCAGCCGTTCCTCGAGGAGATCCTCGCCGATGAGGAATTCAACGATGGACGCTATGACACCGGACTGGTGGAGCGCATCCAGATACGACTTAAAGAACAGGCCAAGCTGGCCAAGAGGAGTGCATGA